The DNA sequence CGCCGAGTTGTCGTCGGTGCTCGTCACGACGTTCCACCCGGCCCGGCCCCGCGTGAGGTGGTCGATGGAGGCGAGCTGACGCGCGGTCGTGAACGGTTCGTTGAAGGTCGTGGAGTGGGTGGCGACGAGCCCGAGGTGCTCGGTCGAGCCGGCCAGGGCCGCGACGAGGATGAAGGGGTCCAGGGGCCACTGCAACGGCGAGGCGGGGTCGTCGGGCACGGCCAAGGTGTCGGCGAGGAAGAGGGCGTCGAAGACCGCCTCCTCCAGGACCCGGCCGAGCTCCGACCAGTACTCCAGGGTGGTGTTGGCGGTGACGTCGGCGCGGGACACGCGCCAGGCGGCGGTGTGACCGCCGAGCTGACCACGCAGGACGGCGTTGAGGACGAAGGGCACGGTGGTCTCCGGAAGGGTGTCGCGAGCGGCCGTTCAACGAGCCGCTCGCGGCCCTCCCGGGTTCTGGTGCAGGAAAGGTCAGGGTTCGAGCGTCGGTCGCGGGAACTCCTCCCACGACCGGCTCGGGAACTCGCGGCGCACGACGGGGGCCACCTCGCCGGCGAACAGTTCGAGCGTCGCGCGCTGCTCGGCCGGGTCCAGCCCCTGACCGTCGACACCGATCGCGAGGAGCTCGTGACCGAACGCCCCGTGGTAGTCACCGATCTTGTCCACGACCTGCGCGGGCGAGCCCACCAGGTTCGGCCCGCGGTCGAGAGCGTCCTCGAGCGACGTGAACGGCGACCGGTTGTGCGCCGCGGCCGGGGTGGCCATGTACGCCTCCCACAGCGGCCGGAACCGGGCGACCGCCTCCTGGGACGTGCGGGCCAGGTGCACGCCCCCCGACCCCGCCCCCACGAGCGCCCGCGCGGGGTCGTGCCCGTGCTCGGCGAACCGCTGACGGTAGTGGGCGATGAGGTCGGCGTACTTGGCCTGCGGGTGGAAGGCGTTGGCCGAGAACAGGGGTTCGCCGTAGCGGGCGGCCAGCTCCGTCGACTCGGTGCTCGACGCCGAGCCGTGCCACACCCGCGGCGGACCCGCCAGCGGACGCGGGTACGTCGTGGCCGCGACGAGGTCGGGACGGTACCGGCCGGACCAGCTCACCTTCTCCTCCCTCCACAACCGGTGCAGGAGCTCGTAGTTCTCCCGGTTGCGGTCCCACTGGTCGGCGAGGTCGAACCCGAACAGCTCGGACTGGTGCGCGTCGTTGCCCTTGCCGATGACGATCTCGACGCGGCCGTCGGACAGGTGGTCCAGCGTCGCGTAGTCCTCCGCGACGCGCACCGGGTCCAGCAGGCTCAGCACCGTGACGGTCGTGAACAGCCGGATCGTCGACGTCCGCGCCGCCAGGTGCGAGAGCACGACGGTCGGTGAGCTGGACAGGAACTCCGGTGAGTGACGCTCCCCCACCCCGAAGGCGTCGAGCCCCAGCTCCTCGACGAACTCCGCCGTCTCGACGACCTCGCGGAACCGCTGCCGCGGCGGGGTGAGCCGCCCGGCGGCGGCATCGCCGCTCGTGCCGATGAGCGTCATGACGAGGAACTTCACGCCGACCCCTCCCCGGGCGTCAGGTCCTTGGTGAACGCCAGGGGGCCGATCGTCTCGGGGTCGACGTCGAGGTCGAACTGCGGGACGTAGCCGGAGGTCAGGTAGAGGTGCTTGGCCTCGGGCTGGCGCGGCCCCGTCGTCAGGTACAGCGCCTCGTAGCCGTTCGCCACCGCACGCCGTTCCAGCTCGGCCAGCACCCGTCGCGCCAGGCCCCGCCGGCGGTGCGCGGGGTGCGTCCAGATGCGCTTGAGCTCGGCGGTCCGCTCGTCGTAGCGGCGGTAGGCGCCGCCGGCGATCGCGGCCCCGTCCTCCAGGAGCAGCAGGAGCACCCCGTGCGGTTCGGCGAACTCCTGCGCCGGGTACCGCTCCAGCTCCTGCCGGACCTGCTCGACCGTCCCGCCGTAGCGCGTGCCGTACTCGTGGGCGAGGTCGTCGAACAGCGGCTTCGCCAGCGGGTCGGCGGTGCCGACCGCACGGACGACGAGCTCGGCGGGTTCGGCGGTCACGTCGCGTCCTCCAGCGCCCGGCGGCCGGGGATGGCCTCGAGCAGTTCCACGGTGTACTCGTGCTGCGGGTGCGCGAAGACGTCCCGCGCGGGGGCGAACTCCACCAGGTTCCCGCGACGCATGACCCCCACCTTGTCGCTGATCTGCCGGATCACGGCCAGGTCGTGGGAGATGAACAGGTAGCTCAGCCCGTGGTCGGCCTGCAGCTGCACGAGCAGCTCCAGGATCTGCGCCTGCACCGACACGTCGAGGGCGGAGACGGGCTCGTCGCAGACGACGAACTCCGGTTCCAGCGCCAGGGCGCGGGCGATGGCGACCCGCTGGCGCTGACCGCCGGACAGCTCCGCGGGCCGGCGCTCGAGGGCGTCGGCGGGCAGTCGCACCTGGTCCAGCAACGACGCGGCCTTCTTGCGCCGCGAGGACCGATCGCCGACCCCGAAGGCGCGCAACGGTTCGGCGATCGTCTCGCCGACGGCGACGCGCGGGTCGAGGGACGCGTAGGGGTTCTGGTAGACGAGCTGCGCGCGACGGCGCAGGTCCCGCCACGCGGACCCCTTGAGCCCCGCGGTCTCGACGCCGTCGAACAGCACCTGCCCCGAGGTGGGCCGCTCCAGCCCCAGGACGAGGCGGGCCGTCGTCGTCTTGCCCGACCCCGACTCCCCCACCAGCCCGACGGTCTCGCCGCGGCCGATGTCGAAGCTGACGTCCGACACGGCGGTCTGGACGTTGCCCCGGCCGGGCAGCGGGAACTCCTTGACCAGGGACCGCACCTGCACGAGGGGCTCGCGCGGGCGGGGCGCCGGCGGAGCGGTCCGCTCGCGCGGCACGGCCCGGATCCGCGCGCTGTGCAGGCTCGGGGCGGCCGCGAGCAGCGACTTCGTGTACTCGTGCTCCGGTTCCGTCAGCACCTGCTGGGCGGTGCCGACTTCGACGACCTCGCCCTGGGACATGACGACGACCCGGGAGGCGCGGTCGGCGGCCACCGCCAGGTCGTGCGTGATGAACAGCACAGCCGTCCCCGCGTCCCGGGTGAGGGACTCCAGGTGGTCCAGCACCTGCCGCTGCACCGTGACGTCGAGCGCGCTCGTCGGTTCGTCGGCCACCAGCAGGCGGGGCCCGGCGGCCAGCCCGATGGCGATGAGGACGCGCTGCCGCATGCCCCCCGACAGTTCCGTCGGGTACTGCTTCGCGCGCACGGCCGCGTCCGGCAGCCCGGCGGCGGTGAGGAGCTCGACCGCCCGCAGCCGGGCGGCGGCGCCCTTGGCCAGACCGTGGACGTGCAGCACCTCGGCGACCTGGTCCCCGATGCGCTTGACGGGGTTCAGCGACAGCGTCGGGTCCTGCGGGACCAGGCCGATCCGGGCCCCGCGCACCGAGCGCCAGGCCTTCTCGCCGAGGCCGACGAGCTCGTCGCCCTCGAACAGCACCGATCCGGAGCCCACCGTGCCCGACCCCGACAGGAGCCCCACGACGGCGTGCGCGGTCGTGCTCTTGCCCGACCCGGACTCCCCGACGACGGCGACGACCTCACCGGGGTGGACGTCGAACGACACCCCGTGGACGACCTCGCGGGAACCGTAGGAGATCTTCAGGTCCTGGACCTGCAACAACGGCTGGTTCACGCCGTGCCCCCGGTTCGCTCCGTCGTGGCGCACCAGACGGCGCCTTCCTCCCGGGCCGCGCAGCGACTCCGTCTGGAGCCGGCGCGCAGCGCCGGACGCGTCCCGTCCGTCCAGGCGCTGTCGCGCCACTCGTCGCTCACGCCGTGCCCCTCTCCAGCGCCCGGGCGATCCGGTTGGCGGACAGCACGACCGCCGCCACCACCAGCCCCGGCAACGTCGTCAGCCACCACGAGGTGGCCAGGTAGTCGCGCCCGCCCGCGACGAGCGAACCCCACTCGGGCGCCGGCGGCGGGGCGCCGAACCCGAGGAAGCTCAGCGAGGAGACGGCGAGGACCGCGACCCCGAACTCCAGCGCCGAGAGGGCCAGCACGGGACCGGCGGCGTTCGGCAGGACGTGCCGGAACAGCACACCCGTCGTGCGCACCCCGCTGGCCCGGGCCGCCTCGACGTACACGGCCGCGCTGACCTTCAGCACCTCCGAGCGCATGACGCGGGCGAAGTTCGCGACCGTCCCGATGCCGACGGCGATCGCGACCTTGACCGTCCCGAAGCCCAGCGCCGTGATGAGCGCCATCGACAGCAGCAGGGCGGGGATGGACAGCAGCACGTCCATGGTGCGCATGAGGACGTCGTCGACGACCCCGCGCACGAAACCGGAGAACAACCCGATGAGCGTCCCCACGACCAGGCCGATGAGCACGGCGAGGACCGTGGCCTGCAGCGTGAGCCGGGACCCGTGGACCACGCGGGAGAACAGGTCGCGTCCCAGGTGGTCGGTGCCGAACAAGTGCGCCGCCGACGGGCCCTGGAGACGGTCCGCGGGCACCCCGTCGATGGGGCTCTGCGACGTGAACAGCGACGGGAACGCCGCCCACGCCAGCACCAGCAGGATCACCAGGGCTGCCACCAGCAGGTCGGGCCGCCGGGCCCACGCCGGCAGCGTGCGCCGGGTTCCCGCGGGTGCCTTCGCACCGCTGCGGTAGCGCTCACCGATGTCCAGGACGTCGAGGACGGCCTCGGGTGCTTCCCTGCTCACGACACGCTCCCCACGAGGGTCTTGGTGCTGGCCCGCGGACGACGCGGCACCCCGACGACCCGGATGCGCGGGTCGATGACCGGGTACAGCAGGTCCACCACGAGGTTGGTGACGACGAAGATCGTGGCCGCCAGCAGGACGAGGCCCTGCACGAGCGGGATGTCCTGCCCGTTGACGGCGGTGACGGTCAGTCGCCCGATGCCGACACGGGAGAACACCGTCTCCACCACGACGGCACCGGCCAGCAGGTTGCCCACGATGACCCCGCCGATCGTCAGGGCGGGGATCGTCGCGTTGCGGAACGCGTGCCGCAGGTGCACCCGGGCCCGGGAGGCGCCCTTGGCGCGGGCCGTCTCGACGTAGGGTTCGGCCAGCGCGGTGCGCAGCCCGCGGGCCAGCACCTGCGCGATCGACGCCGAGACGGGGACGGCGAGGGTCACCGACGGCAGCACGAGGCTGGCGAGGCCCTCGTTGCCCAGGGCCGGGAAGATCGAGATCCGGAACGAGAAGAACTGGATGAGCAGCAGGCCGACCCAGAACGTCGGCAGCGAGACGCCCAGCGGCGGCAGGGCCAGCAGCAGCGTGCGCACCCAGGCCCACCGGGTCCAGGTCGACAGGAACGCGATCCCGACACCGAGCACCAGCGCGATGACCAGCGCCGAGACGGCGAGGACCGCGGTCTGCGGCAGCGCGTCGCCGATGAGGGAGGTGACCGGGGCCCCGTTCTGGATGGAGCTGCCGAAGTCCAGGTGCAGCGTCCTCCACAGCGCGTGGACGTACTGCACGGGCAGCGGCTCGTCCAGGCCGTACTCGTGCCGCAGGGCCGCGACCTGTGCGGGGTCGACCGTGGACTGCTCCCCTCCCTGCCCCCCGGCGAGCATGATCTCCACCGGGTCGCTGGGCAGCAGGTAGAGGATGACGAACGTCACGGTGTACGCCGCCCAGAGGACGACGACCGCCTGCCCGAGCCGCCGGGCGACGTAACCGGTCACGCCCTCACCTGCTCCCTCGTCGCGGCGCCCGGGTCGACGCCTTCCTCCCGGACCGCGCAGCGACTCCGTCGGCGCGTTCCGCTCGTCCAGGCGCCGACGCGCCGATCCTCGCTCACGCCCTCACCTGCTCCCTCGTCACGGTGCTCACGCCTGCTTCCAGGCGTCGTAGAACCACAGCCGCGACGAGCCCTCGAACTGCAGGTCGTGCACGTCCTCGTTCGCGGCGATGACGGTCGACAGCTCGATGAGCGGGATCGAGTGCGCCTCCTCGACGAGCAGCTTCGAGGCCTGCGCCACGAGCTGGGCCCGCTGGGCGGTGTCCGTCGTCGCGGCCTGCTGCGTGAGCAGGTCGTCGACCTGGCTGTGGGCCCGGTGGTTCACGTTGCGGGTCTCGGTCGAGAAGATCGTCCGCAGCACGTCCGGGTCGGAGCGGGTCAGGTTGTAGAACAGGACGTCGTAGTCGCCGGAGTTCTGCAGGGCCGTGGTCTCGGCGGTGGTGCCCTGCTTGAGCTGCAGGTCGATGCCGACGGCGCGCTCCTGCTGCTGGACGAGCTCCAGCACGGCGGTCGTGGGCTGCCAGAACGTCACGGTGACGGTGAGCTTCTTGCCGTCCTTGGCCCGGACGCCGTCCGCGCCCTTGACCCAGCCGGCCTCGTCGAGCAGCTCGTTCGCCCCCGCCACGTCGAGCGCGAGGTCCTTGGAGTCGTCGGACGCCAGCGGGGTGGAGGCCGACAGCGCCGAGCTCACGGCGACGTCACCGGGGTTCAGGATGCTGGCGAGCGTCTTGCGGTCGACGGCCTTCGAGAACGCCTGCCGAACCCTGATGTCGGAGAAGATCGGGCGCGACTCGTTGGGGAAGAAGTTGTACGGGATGCCCGGGTTCGCGCGACGCTGGGTCCAGAACCCGTTGCCGTCGAACTGCGGCAGGTCCTGCGAGGCGATGCCGGTCGTCGCGTCGATCTGCTTGGACTGCAACGACCCCGTGCGCACGCTGGCCTCGGGGACGACCTCGTAGGTGATGGTGTCGAGGTAGGCCTCGCCCTGGTGCTTGGCCCCGGTGGGCGCCCAGTCGTACCCGGTGCGCTTCTTCAGGACCGTCTTGGAACCGTTGGCGTAGCTGCCGACGGTGAACGGCCCGGAGCCGACCAGCGTGCTCCCGTCGCACCGGGTCGCCGGGTCGGCCGTGGTCGTCGGGACCGACAGGAGCCCCAGGCTCATCGTCGAGGTGGCCTGGAGGAACTGCGCGCTGGGCTGCGCGAACGTCACGACGGCCGTCTGCGCGTCCGGGGTCTGGGTGCCGGTGTAGCCCTGGAGGTAGGTCGAGCCGAGCGACGCCTTGGCCCCGAGGGCGACGATCCCGTCGAGGTTCGCCTTCACCGCGGCCGAGTCGACGGGGGTGCCGTCGGAGAACGTCGCCCCCTCGCGCAGGTGGAAGGTGAAGGTCTTCGCGTCCGGGCTGACCTCCCACGTCTGGGCCAGCCAGGGCTGGATCTTCCCGTCGAGGTCCTGCACCGTGAGGGAGTCCACGAGCTGGCGGCCGATGTTCAGCGCGTCGTTGTTGCCCACCTGCTGCGGGTCGATGCACCCGGAGTCGACCGAGATCGCGAACGTCAGGTTCCCCCCCTTGACCGGGGTGGCGTCGGCGGACTTCTCGGAACTGCTCTGACCACCGCCACCGCACGCGGTGAGGACGAGGAGCGCGGCGAGGGTGACCGCGGACAGGGGCGTGCGGGTGCGCAAGGGGACTCCAGGGGCGGGAACGACGAAGGTGTGCACCCGCCACGCGGGACGGTGCACGGACGCACGGGAACGTTTCCCGGCGTCGGGAGGGGTGGTCAGCGACAGCCGGAGGAACCGGTCAGGCAGAAGTCGACGACGCGGCGGAGGATGGCGACGTGCGACGTGCGGTCCACGAGAACTCCTCCATCGGTCCTGGCGGAAGCACCCGCGCCCGTTTCCGGGGGGTTGCTGCGGCGTCGTCGAGCCAGGTCTCTCAGCCGCTCTGGATGGTGTACCCGTTCACCATAGGGGACCGGACCCCGGATCCTCAACCCCCTCGTCGACCCGATCGGACGGTTGACCCGGTGATCGCTCACCTGCGAGTCTCCGGGGAGGTCATGAGTGCTGCCGACAAGCCCCGGCTCGGCAGCCGGCAACCCCCTCGCACGGCGTGGGGTGCCCGGGTGAAGACCCGGCCCTGTGGAAGCCCCAGGGCAAGGCAGTGCTCCGCGGGACCGCCCGCGGCGCCCGAAGAACGAGGGATCCTCCGTGCCCCGACGCATCACCCTGTCCGCGCTCGCCCTGAGCGCCGCTCTCGCCCTCGCCGCCTGCTCCGCGGGCTCGAACGCCGACTCCCCGGCCGGTGCGGACGCCTCCCGCGCGGCCGACGCGAAGCCGGTCGACGGCGGGACGCTGACGTTCGACGTCGCCTCCGACGCCGGCTGCGTCGACCCCCAGCAGGTCGGCAGCAACGAGACGATCTACGCCACGCGGCAGTTCGTCGACTCCCTGACCGACCAGGACCCCGAGACGGGCACGATCGAACCCTGGCTCGCGAAGAGCTGGGACGTCAGTCCCGACGGGACGACGTTCACGTTCCACCTGGTGACGGGGGCGACCTTCTCCGACGGAACACCCGTCGACGCAGCCGCGGTCAAGGCCAACCTGGACGCCGCGACGAAGCTCGGGGCCCGCGCGACGCTCGTGACGAACTACCTCACGGGGTACGTCGGCGCCGACGTCGTCGACCCGCAGACCGTGAAGGTCACGTTCTCCGCCCCGAACGCCCAGTTCCTGCAGGCCACTTCGACGTTCAGCCTCGGGCTCGTGTCCGTCGCCAGCACCCGGCAGAGCCCCGACGAGCGGTGCAAGGGCATCGTGGGCTCCGGACCCTTCACCCTGGACCACTACACCCAGGGCAAGGAGATCGTGCTGAAGAAGCGTGCGGACTACGACTGGGGTTCCTCGCTCTGGACGACGCAGGGAGCCGCCCACCTGGACGGCATCACCTTCCAGATCGTCCCCGAGGCCAGCGTCCGCAGCGGATCCCTGCAGTCCCAGCAGGTCGACGCCATCAGTTCGCTGTCCCCGCAGGACCTCGACCTCATCGAGTCCACGGGCGGGCACGTCATCAGCCGCACCAATCCGGGCATCCCGCTGCACCTGGCCGTGAACAACTCCCGGCCCGCCACCTCCGACGTGAAGGTGCGCGAGGCGATCTCCCGGGCACTGGACCGGCAGGAGGTCATCGACACCGTCCTGTCGAAGCAGTACGAGCCTGCGACGAGCGTCCTGTCGGACACCACCCCGGGGTACGCGGACGAGTCGGAGCTGCTGACGACGGACCAGGCGAAGGCGAAGCAGCTGCTCGACGAGGCCGGCTGGGAGGAGGGGACCGACGGCGTCCGGGAGAAGGACGGCCAGAAGCTGAACCTCGACCTGTACTGGTTCAACAACGGGAACTTCGGCCCCACGACCGAACTGTTCCAGCAGCAGCTGAAGAAGGTCGGCATCGGCGTCACGATCCACCAGGCCCAGATCTCCGAGGCCGCGCAGGTGCAGAAGGACGGGAACTTCGACCTGATCTACGGCGGCCTCACCCGCGCCGACGGCGACATCCTGCGGACGAGCTACTCGACGAAGGGGACGAACAACGCCCGCATCCCCGTCACCGAGCTCGACGACGTCCTGGCCCAGCAGCTCGCCACCGTCGACGTCGACCAGCGCAACGCGCTGCTGGCGAAGGCGCAGCAGCTCATCGTCTCGAACTACTACGTGATCCCGGTGGTCCAGCAGACCACCGTGCTGGCCACGACCGGGGACGTCCACGACCTCGACTTCGAGGCGTCCTCCCGCCTGCAGTTCCACGACACCTGGAAGGGCTGAGCCGTGAAGTTCCTCGCGATGACCCTGATCACCCACACCCCGGACCCGGTGACGGGGGTGTGGCCGACGCAGCACGAACGCCTCACCGAGGTGGTCGAGAACGCCGCCCTGGCCGAGCAGTGGGGTTTCGACGCCTACGGCGTCGGGGAACGGCACGAACGCCCGTTCCTGTCCTCCTCCCCCACCGTCGTCCTCTCGAACATCGCGGCCCGCACGTCGCGGATCAAGCTGTTCACGACCGTCACGACGCTCAGCCTGCTCGACCCGGTCCGCGCCTACGAGGACTACGCGACGTTGGACCACCTCGCGAACGGCCGGCTGGAACTCATCGTGGGCAAGGGCAACGGGGCGGCGCAGGCGAACCTGTTCCACGTCACGACCGACGACCAGTGGGACCGCAACGCCGAGGGGTACGAGTTGTTCCGCCGGTTGTGGCGGGAGGAGAAGGTCACCTGGCAGGGCCGGTTCCGGCCGTCGCTGGACCAGGCCGAGACCTGGCCCGCCCCCTACCAGCGCGATCTGCGGATCTGGCACGGCAGCGCCACGAGCGAGGAGTCGGTGGAGGTCGCCGCGGCCGCCGGGGACCCGCTGTTCTCCGCGAACGTCACGTACCCGATCGGCAAGTACGCCACGCTCATCGAGCGCTACCGCGAACGGTGGGCGGCGCACGGCCACGACCCGGCCGACGCGCTCGTGGGCGCCGGATCGGCGGGCAGCTTCGTGGCCCGGACCTCCCAGGAGGCCCGCCGCGTCTGGCGGCCGCACTTCGAGGCGCGCCAGAAGGCCTTCGCCGGCAGCGGTGTCCCGAAGGTGTGGGAGGACTTCGAGGACTTCCTGGTCCGCAGCTCCGCCCTCGTCGGCTCCCCCGAAGAGGTCGTCGACAAGGTCGGCCGCTACCACGAGCGGTTCGGCCACGAGGTGACCGCCCTGCACTTCGACCGCTCCGGGCTGAGCGAGGCGCAGCACCGGGAGAACTGGGACCTGTTCACGACCGACGTGGCTCCCGTGCTGCGCCGGCAGTTCCCCTCGCGCCCCCTGCTGCCCGCCCCGGCGCAGGCCCAGGGCCGCGCCCCCCTCGTCCCCGCCTGACCCCGCGCGATCGGGACGAGGCCCGCCCGGGTCAGCCGAGCCCCAGGTTCCCCCGCAACGTGCCCGCCGCGTACTCGCGCCGGAACAGGCCGCGGTCCTGCAACCGCGGGACGACGAGGTCGGCGAACGCCTCGAACCCCGCCGGCATGTGCGTGGGGATGACGGTGAACCCGTCCGCCGCCTCCTGCTCGAACCAGTGCTGCAGGTCGTCCGCGACCTCGTCGGCGGACCCGACGAGCAGCCGGTGGCCGTTGGTCGCCGCGGCGTGCCGGGCCAGTTCCCCGAGCGTCCAGCCGGCACGGGCCGCGGGCCCGAACAGCAGCGCCACGCGGCTGCGCCCCAGGGAACTGGGCGGCAGGTCCCGCACGGGTTGCCCGGGGTCGGCTCCCGTGAGGTCCACCCCGGAACGCCACGACAGCTGCCGCAACCCGGCCGCGGTGTCCTGCAGCTCCTGCAGCTGCGCCCACACGTCCCGCGCCGCAGCACGGGTGGCCGCGACGACCGGCAGCACGCCGGGGAACACGAGGACCCGTGCCGGGTCACGCCCGTGCGCCCGGGTGGCGGCGTGCACGCGCTGGCGGAAACCACGCCCCTCGGCCGGGTCCTGCGCGACGGTGTAGACGACGTCGGCGAACCGCCCGGCCAGGTCGATGCCCGCCTCCGAGGATCCCGACTGGGCCAGGACGGGGCGCCCCTGCTCGGAGGCCGGGACGTCGAGCGGTCCGCGGACGGCGAAGAACTCCCCCACGTGGTCGATGGGCCGGTTCGCGCTCAGGTCGGTGTACACGCCGCTCGCCGCGTCCCCCACGTGGTACCCGGCCGGGAAGCTCCCCCACAGCCGGAGCACGACGTCGACGAACTCCGCCGCCCGCCGGTAGCGGGTCGCGTGGTCGGGGAACTCAGCCAACCCGAAGTTCGCGGCGGCGTCCGCGAGCTGGCTGGTGACGGCGTTCCACCCGGCGCGGCCGTGGCTGATGCGGTCCAGCGACGCGAACTGCCGGGCCAGGTTGTACGGCTCGCTGAACGTCGTCGAGGCGGTCGCGACGAGGCCGATGCGCGTCGTCTCGCGGGCCACGGCGGCCAGCAGGGTCAACGGTTCGACCGCCCGTACCGGCCCGTCGTGGCCGGGTCTGGGAGCGGCCAGCGCGTCCTCGCAGAAGAACAGGTCGAACCGCGCCCGTTCGGCCAGCTGCGCCGTGCGCACGACCCAGTCGACGTCGTCGGCGCGGCCCTGCGCGCCCGGCAGCCGCCACCCACCGGGGTGGCGGCCGACGGGCTGGTTGAACAGCGCCAGCTTGAGCTGACGGCTCACCAGGGCGCTCCCGGCGGCAGCACCGCGGGTGTCCCGGGGACGGTCCCGTCCTCACCGAACACGTGCAGGCGCCGGGCCAGGCCGGGCCGGGACGTCTCGAACGCGCGGGCCGCCTCGAGGAGCGCGGCGTGCACCTCGTCGGCCACGGCGTCGTGCAGCCGGCCGCTCGTCAGGGTCGCCACCACGCGGCGGACGGCCTCGCCCGCGACCTCCCCCTGCCGGCGGTCCTCGCCGTTCGCGGCGGCCCGCAGGACGCGTCCCACGAGGTCCTCCACCGACAGGCCGGGGACGGCCTGCTCGTGCAGCCGGTTCAGCCGGGCCGGTTCCAGCAGCGGTTCGAGGACGACGGCGGCACCGGCGGCGACGGCCACGACGGGGTCGAACACGGGCCCGGTCCGCGGCGCGTACGTCTGGTCGTCGCGCTCGAAGCGCGGGGGCGGGGGCAGGAGCACCGCGACGGCCGAGGCCGGGACGCCGGCGACCTCCGCGTCCAGCAGCGGCAGCAGCGCCTCCACCGCCCGCCGCTGGTCGTCCGGGGCGACGGCTTCGGCCGCCGGGGAGTCCGGCGATCCCTGGTGGGCCACGCCGCCGACGAGACGCGCGAGCGCGGCGACCTCGTGGCGGTGCAGCAGGTGCAGGACGACGAGTCGGGGTTCGAGGTCCCCGACCTGCCGGTCTCGGGCCAGCGCCCCGCGGGAGAACTCC is a window from the Kineococcus rhizosphaerae genome containing:
- a CDS encoding LLM class flavin-dependent oxidoreductase — its product is MKFLAMTLITHTPDPVTGVWPTQHERLTEVVENAALAEQWGFDAYGVGERHERPFLSSSPTVVLSNIAARTSRIKLFTTVTTLSLLDPVRAYEDYATLDHLANGRLELIVGKGNGAAQANLFHVTTDDQWDRNAEGYELFRRLWREEKVTWQGRFRPSLDQAETWPAPYQRDLRIWHGSATSEESVEVAAAAGDPLFSANVTYPIGKYATLIERYRERWAAHGHDPADALVGAGSAGSFVARTSQEARRVWRPHFEARQKAFAGSGVPKVWEDFEDFLVRSSALVGSPEEVVDKVGRYHERFGHEVTALHFDRSGLSEAQHRENWDLFTTDVAPVLRRQFPSRPLLPAPAQAQGRAPLVPA
- a CDS encoding NtaA/DmoA family FMN-dependent monooxygenase (This protein belongs to a clade of FMN-dependent monooxygenases, within a broader family of flavin-dependent oxidoreductases, the luciferase-like monooxygenase (LMM) family, some of whose members use coenzyme F420 rather than FMN.) is translated as MSRQLKLALFNQPVGRHPGGWRLPGAQGRADDVDWVVRTAQLAERARFDLFFCEDALAAPRPGHDGPVRAVEPLTLLAAVARETTRIGLVATASTTFSEPYNLARQFASLDRISHGRAGWNAVTSQLADAAANFGLAEFPDHATRYRRAAEFVDVVLRLWGSFPAGYHVGDAASGVYTDLSANRPIDHVGEFFAVRGPLDVPASEQGRPVLAQSGSSEAGIDLAGRFADVVYTVAQDPAEGRGFRQRVHAATRAHGRDPARVLVFPGVLPVVAATRAAARDVWAQLQELQDTAAGLRQLSWRSGVDLTGADPGQPVRDLPPSSLGRSRVALLFGPAARAGWTLGELARHAAATNGHRLLVGSADEVADDLQHWFEQEAADGFTVIPTHMPAGFEAFADLVVPRLQDRGLFRREYAAGTLRGNLGLG